The Vicia villosa cultivar HV-30 ecotype Madison, WI linkage group LG1, Vvil1.0, whole genome shotgun sequence genome includes a region encoding these proteins:
- the LOC131597251 gene encoding uncharacterized protein LOC131597251, with the protein MMHTVRIFSNTTGLVVNPQKCKLFYGGLQDNAITAIRNTTCFELGQLPVKYLGVPLTSKKLSISHYLPLIEKILDRVRHWSTRLLSYAGRSQLIQSVSNAIALYWLQCFPIPKFVLHKIESICPSFLWRGKDVHSKKSPIAWKTRKADNLWVHWIHAYYLKGQSLMELMPNTTWSWMFVSIMKQRGSVPHNLWNTMTQELKFPMKRVYAHLLNAERTNWSYLLCSNPARPRATLCLWMQCHGRLPTKDRTIRFGFIQDNVCSMCRQDVETKEHVFFECSFPRSIWCTILEWIGIKHTPVIWLDELRWVIANSNKKGWRAKILKLAFAEVIYGIWSHRNNLIFGTDSTATLQTIIDCIVHRSWIDKSIRNHIAELLL; encoded by the exons ATGATGCACACAGTTAGAATATTCTCCAACACAACTGGCCTTGTTGTAAATCCTCAAAAATGCAAGTTATTTTATGGGGGTCTCCAAGACAATGCAATTACTGCTATCAGGAATACCACATGTTTTGAGCTTGGACAATTGCCTGTGAAATATTTGGGAGTGCCACTGACTTCTAAGAAGCTTAGTATCAGCCATTACTTGCCACTAATAGAAAAGATTCTTGATAGGGTGAGGCACTGGTCCACTAGACTCCTCAGTTATGCAGGGAGGTCTCAACTCATACAAAGTGTATCTAATGCCATAGCTCTATATTGGTTACAGTGTTTTCCAATCCCAAAGTTTGTCTTGCATAAAATTGAATCTATTTGTCCAAGCTTTCTTTGGAGAGGGAAGGATGTGCATAGCAAGAAGAGCCCGATAGCTTGGAAAACT AGAAAGGCTGATAATCTTTGGGTACATTGGATCCATGCCTATTATCTGAAAGGCCAATCTTTAATGGAACTGATGCCTAATACTACCTGGTCCTGGATGTTTGTTAGTATCATGAAGCAGCGTGGCTCtgttcctcataatctatggaaTACTATGACTCAGGAGCTGAAATTTCCCATGAAAAGAGTGTATGCCCATCTGTTGAATGCTGAAAGAACCAATTGGAGTTATCTATTGTGCTCAAATCCAGCTAGACCTCGTGCAACCTTATGTCTATGGATGCAATGTCATGGGAGGCTGCCTACAAAAGATAGAACGATCCGGTTTGGCTTTATTCAGGATAATGTGTGCAGCATGTGTAGACAGGATGTTGAAACTAAGGAGCATGTGTTCTTTGAATGCAGTTTTCCCAGGAGTATTTGGTGTACTATTCTGGAATGGATTGGCATTAAGCACACCCCTGTGATTTGGCTAGATGAATTGAGGTGGGTTATTGCTAACTCTAATAAGAAGGGATGGAGAGCCAAGATCCTAAAGCTAGCTTTTGCTGAGGTGATTTATGGGATATGGTCCCATCGCAACAACCTTATATTTGGTACAGATTCTACTGCCACTCTCCAGACTATCATAGATTGCATAGTCCATAGGAGTTGGATAGATAAAAGCATTAGAAACCATATAGCTGAACTACTATTATGA